One Acidimicrobiia bacterium DNA window includes the following coding sequences:
- a CDS encoding leucyl aminopeptidase, which yields MGLTFSVVTTPADRVAAELLAVPIAKTRILGPGADAVDAALDGGLAAFLEETDFEGNLGETLAVPTSGKLRAKAAVLVGVGEIDKLTVDDLRRAAAAVARRATRAVSVATTLVSVAPDLPRADAAQAVAEGMVMGAYQFLEYKRDGKPTKLSKVSVISDGGAEVRAALARGSVIADAVVWARDIVNQPAQAKPPAEMAAEARRLLRGRGVTVQVLDVPQLRQQKLGGVLGVGQGSHQTPRFLKLTYTPAGTSGKALAFVGKGVVFDSGGLSLKTGAGMETMKCDMSGAAAVIGAMSALRELGVKTRVTGYVPLVENMPSGTAIRPGDVLRIHNGKTVEVLNTDAEGRLILADALSLASEDKSAAVIDLATLTGACVVALGEKIAGLMGNDDGWTSQVQAAADRAGERVWPLPLPTDYRKGIDSAVADMKNIGPREGGALTAGIFLQEFVEGVPWAHLDIAGPAFLSGDDGYHPKGGTGFGVRTLLELARTFEPPTSSDVKPAKSVKSAKSAKSTNGARRRTRR from the coding sequence GTGGGGCTCACGTTCTCAGTCGTCACGACACCCGCGGACCGCGTCGCGGCCGAGCTGCTCGCGGTACCGATCGCGAAGACGCGAATCCTCGGGCCGGGTGCCGACGCGGTCGATGCCGCGCTCGACGGCGGGCTCGCCGCGTTCCTCGAAGAGACCGATTTCGAGGGCAACCTCGGCGAGACGCTCGCGGTGCCCACGTCCGGGAAGTTGCGCGCGAAGGCCGCGGTGCTCGTCGGTGTCGGTGAGATCGACAAGCTCACCGTCGACGACCTGCGCCGCGCCGCGGCCGCGGTTGCGCGTCGCGCGACAAGGGCGGTGTCAGTGGCCACCACGCTCGTGAGCGTCGCCCCGGATCTGCCGCGCGCCGACGCCGCCCAGGCCGTCGCCGAGGGAATGGTGATGGGCGCGTACCAGTTCCTCGAGTACAAGCGCGACGGCAAGCCCACCAAGCTCTCGAAGGTCAGCGTGATCAGTGATGGTGGCGCCGAGGTACGCGCCGCGCTCGCTCGCGGTTCGGTGATCGCCGACGCGGTGGTGTGGGCGCGCGACATCGTGAACCAGCCCGCTCAGGCAAAGCCGCCGGCGGAGATGGCGGCGGAAGCGCGCCGGTTGCTCCGCGGCCGCGGCGTCACTGTGCAGGTGCTCGACGTCCCGCAGCTTCGACAGCAAAAGCTCGGCGGTGTGCTGGGTGTCGGTCAGGGCTCGCACCAGACCCCGCGGTTCTTGAAGCTCACCTACACGCCCGCGGGTACGAGCGGCAAAGCACTCGCGTTCGTGGGCAAAGGCGTGGTGTTCGACTCCGGTGGGCTTTCGCTCAAGACTGGTGCGGGTATGGAGACCATGAAGTGCGACATGTCGGGTGCCGCCGCAGTGATCGGCGCGATGTCGGCGCTGCGCGAGCTCGGGGTGAAGACGCGCGTCACCGGCTATGTCCCGCTGGTCGAGAACATGCCGAGCGGAACGGCCATCCGCCCCGGCGACGTGTTGCGCATCCACAACGGCAAGACCGTCGAGGTGCTGAACACCGACGCCGAGGGCCGGCTCATCCTCGCCGACGCGCTGTCGCTCGCGTCCGAAGACAAGTCGGCCGCGGTGATCGACCTCGCGACCCTCACCGGTGCGTGTGTCGTCGCCCTCGGCGAGAAGATCGCCGGGCTGATGGGGAACGACGACGGCTGGACCAGTCAGGTGCAGGCCGCGGCCGATCGCGCCGGCGAACGCGTGTGGCCGCTCCCGCTGCCCACCGACTATCGCAAGGGCATCGACTCGGCGGTCGCCGACATGAAGAACATCGGACCGCGCGAGGGTGGCGCGCTCACCGCCGGGATCTTCCTCCAGGAGTTCGTCGAGGGCGTGCCGTGGGCGCACCTCGACATCGCCGGCCCCGCGTTCCTCTCCGGAGACGACGGCTACCACCCGAAGGGCGGCACCGGCTTCGGTGTGCGTACGCTCCTCGAGTTGGCGCGCACGTTCGAGCCCCCGACGTCGTCGGACGTGAAGCCCGCGAAGTCCGTGAAGTCCGCGAAGTCCGCGAAGTCGACGAACGGAGCTCGGCGACGCACTCGTCGGTGA
- a CDS encoding type II toxin-antitoxin system prevent-host-death family antitoxin: MERVGVRELRQNLSVYLRRVKEGESLEVTEHGHPVAVLAPLREPQSAFDRMLAEGRIRPAVGTIDDIPFPPGPVSYGGTEALAADREGKE, encoded by the coding sequence ATGGAGCGCGTCGGCGTGCGGGAGCTGCGGCAGAACCTGAGCGTCTACCTGCGGCGGGTGAAGGAGGGCGAGTCGCTCGAGGTCACCGAGCACGGCCACCCCGTCGCGGTGCTGGCCCCGCTGCGCGAGCCGCAGAGCGCGTTCGACCGCATGCTGGCCGAGGGCCGCATCCGCCCAGCCGTCGGCACGATCGATGACATTCCATTTCCCCCGGGTCCGGTGAGCTATGGAGGTACCGAAGCTCTCGCGGCCGACCGGGAAGGAAAAGAGTGA
- a CDS encoding VOC family protein — protein MSITGLDHVQLAMPVGREEEADAFYRDLLGFDVVPKPASLAARGGRWYRAGGVQVHLGVDADFRPAKKAHPALVVDGIDELAARLQAAGVTPHWEDEQPGMRHCYVDDPFGNRIELIAG, from the coding sequence GTGAGTATCACCGGACTCGATCACGTGCAGCTGGCGATGCCCGTAGGGCGTGAAGAGGAGGCCGACGCCTTCTACCGCGACCTGCTCGGGTTCGACGTCGTTCCGAAGCCGGCATCGCTCGCCGCGCGCGGTGGGCGCTGGTACCGCGCCGGTGGCGTGCAGGTGCACCTGGGTGTCGACGCCGACTTCCGTCCGGCGAAGAAGGCGCATCCCGCGCTCGTCGTCGACGGTATCGACGAGCTCGCGGCGCGCCTCCAAGCAGCGGGCGTCACGCCGCACTGGGAAGACGAACAACCCGGGATGCGTCACTGCTACGTCGATG
- a CDS encoding decaprenylphospho-beta-D-erythro-pentofuranosid-2-ulose 2-reductase, with protein sequence MQDSLGSVQSVLVLGAGSDIAHATLRALVKRRARTIVLAAREPASLVPLAEELRALGADKVETIAFDARDTEHHAALIDDVFGRVGDIDLALLAFGVLGDQAQAERDPDAAVDIARVNYLGSVSVGVPLAQKMRAQGHGAIVAMSSVAGERARRSNFVYGSSKAGMDAFFQGLGDSLVGSGVKVMIVRPGFVHTKMTEGMDPAPLSTTADAVAVAIVHGLERGSETVWVPPTLRYVMSALRHVPRPIFRKLPI encoded by the coding sequence ATGCAGGACTCGTTGGGGTCGGTGCAGTCGGTGCTCGTGCTCGGCGCCGGGTCCGACATCGCGCACGCGACGTTGCGAGCGCTCGTGAAGCGACGGGCGCGGACGATCGTGCTCGCGGCGCGAGAGCCGGCTTCGCTCGTGCCGCTTGCAGAGGAGCTGCGCGCGCTCGGCGCGGACAAAGTCGAGACCATCGCGTTCGACGCGCGCGACACCGAGCACCACGCGGCGCTCATCGACGACGTGTTCGGCCGCGTGGGCGACATCGACCTCGCGCTGCTCGCGTTCGGCGTGCTCGGCGATCAAGCGCAGGCCGAGCGCGATCCTGATGCCGCGGTCGACATCGCGCGCGTGAACTACCTCGGATCGGTGTCGGTCGGGGTGCCGCTCGCACAGAAGATGCGCGCGCAGGGGCACGGCGCGATCGTCGCGATGTCATCCGTAGCCGGCGAGCGCGCACGCCGTTCGAACTTCGTGTACGGATCGTCGAAGGCGGGAATGGACGCCTTCTTCCAGGGACTCGGCGACAGCCTCGTCGGGAGCGGCGTGAAGGTGATGATCGTCCGGCCGGGCTTCGTACACACGAAGATGACCGAAGGCATGGACCCCGCGCCGCTGTCGACCACCGCGGACGCGGTCGCGGTCGCGATCGTGCACGGCCTGGAGCGCGGCAGCGAGACGGTCTGGGTGCCACCCACACTCCGATACGTGATGTCGGCACTGCGGCACGTTCCACGCCCGATCTTCCGCAAGCTCCCGATCTGA
- a CDS encoding 2'-5' RNA ligase family protein: MGAATHSALLVAVPAAEALISEHRARLDPSALRGVPPHVTVLYPFMAPDEIDDDVVECLARGFAACPRFQFELADVRWFGDTVAYLAPEPAGPFRDLTRNAVELFPAFPPYQGAYADLTPHVTIGQDAPIDVLRAAVDAVATALPIHTSATALTLMVGGTEPASWRVHTQFPFGSERPRAGYPGEQRATHD; this comes from the coding sequence ATGGGGGCCGCCACCCACAGCGCACTCCTCGTCGCCGTACCGGCCGCTGAGGCGCTGATCAGTGAACATCGAGCCCGTCTCGATCCCTCGGCACTTCGAGGCGTGCCTCCCCACGTCACCGTGTTGTACCCGTTCATGGCCCCGGACGAGATCGACGACGACGTGGTCGAGTGCCTTGCCCGCGGTTTCGCGGCGTGCCCACGGTTCCAGTTCGAACTCGCCGACGTCCGTTGGTTCGGCGACACCGTCGCCTACCTCGCCCCCGAACCCGCTGGACCATTCCGAGATCTCACCCGGAACGCAGTGGAGCTCTTTCCTGCGTTTCCCCCCTACCAAGGCGCGTACGCCGACCTCACGCCACACGTCACGATCGGGCAGGACGCGCCGATCGACGTCCTTCGCGCAGCCGTAGATGCAGTGGCGACAGCGCTCCCGATCCACACCTCGGCCACCGCGCTCACGCTGATGGTCGGCGGTACCGAGCCCGCGTCGTGGCGCGTCCACACGCAATTCCCGTTCGGGAGCGAGCGACCGAGAGCCGGGTATCCCGGCGAGCAGCGAGCGACCCATGATTAG
- a CDS encoding decaprenyl-phosphate phosphoribosyltransferase produces the protein MSAVPEPSPETPTGDPAPLPRPSQVRAIIKTARPKQWIKNVLVFAAPAAAGVLDEADAIAKTLIAFLAFCLAASGTYLLNDAADAEADRLHPTKRSRPIAAGNLSPSVARGVAVGLIVVACAITAPINDGKLTAVVAAYVAVTLSYTLWLKHEPVIDLAAVAAGFVFRAIAGGVATGVRLSDWFLIVAGAGSLFIVTGKRHAEQVELGSASHGHRSTLGEYSTAYLGFVRAVAAGVMITAYCLWAFENASKTGDTTWFRLSIVPFVIGVLRYGFVIEEGGGGAPEEVVLGDRVLMVVGVIWAVTFMLGVRG, from the coding sequence ATGTCTGCGGTCCCCGAACCATCTCCGGAGACCCCCACCGGGGACCCAGCACCGCTTCCGCGTCCGTCACAGGTGCGCGCCATCATCAAGACCGCGCGCCCCAAGCAATGGATCAAGAACGTCCTCGTGTTCGCGGCGCCTGCCGCCGCGGGCGTGCTCGACGAGGCCGACGCGATCGCCAAGACGCTCATTGCGTTCCTCGCCTTCTGCCTCGCTGCAAGCGGCACCTACCTGCTCAACGACGCCGCCGACGCGGAGGCGGACCGTCTGCACCCCACGAAGCGCTCGCGTCCGATCGCGGCGGGCAACCTCTCACCGAGCGTCGCTCGGGGCGTGGCCGTCGGTCTGATCGTGGTCGCGTGCGCGATCACCGCGCCCATCAACGACGGCAAGCTCACGGCGGTCGTCGCCGCGTACGTCGCGGTCACCCTCTCGTACACGCTCTGGCTCAAGCACGAGCCGGTGATCGACCTCGCGGCGGTGGCCGCAGGGTTCGTGTTCCGGGCCATCGCCGGCGGCGTCGCCACCGGCGTGCGGCTGTCCGACTGGTTCCTGATCGTCGCGGGTGCCGGATCACTGTTCATCGTCACGGGGAAGCGTCACGCGGAGCAGGTCGAGCTCGGGTCGGCGTCGCACGGCCACCGCAGCACGCTCGGTGAGTACTCCACCGCGTACCTCGGTTTCGTCCGCGCGGTCGCGGCCGGCGTGATGATCACCGCATACTGTCTCTGGGCGTTCGAGAACGCGAGCAAGACCGGCGACACCACGTGGTTCCGCCTGTCGATCGTGCCGTTCGTGATCGGCGTGCTCCGCTACGGCTTCGTGATCGAGGAGGGTGGGGGTGGCGCGCCCGAGGAAGTCGTGCTCGGCGATCGGGTGCTCATGGTGGTCGGCGTGATCTGGGCAGTTACGTTCATGCTCGGCGTGCGCGGCTGA
- a CDS encoding cob(I)yrinic acid a,c-diamide adenosyltransferase: MVRKVYTRTGDDGTTGLLYGGRVGKDTVGPDAYGAVDEAVSALGLARAETDRGSELDELLVRLQRELFVVGAELATAPENRGKLEPGVSVTTEDMVDALEPIIDDITARYEPPAEFVLPGENRVAAALDVARTVVRRAERQSVAAAHAGWLPESRVIPYLNRLADLVYTLARWQEGTFRPVRTRS, translated from the coding sequence ATGGTACGAAAGGTATACACGCGCACGGGCGACGACGGCACGACCGGTCTTCTGTACGGCGGGCGCGTCGGCAAAGACACGGTGGGGCCGGACGCGTACGGCGCAGTCGACGAAGCGGTCTCGGCGCTCGGGCTCGCGCGCGCGGAGACCGATCGCGGGTCGGAGCTCGACGAGCTGCTCGTGCGACTCCAGCGCGAGCTCTTCGTAGTAGGGGCGGAGCTCGCGACCGCGCCGGAGAACCGGGGAAAGCTTGAGCCGGGCGTGTCGGTCACCACCGAGGACATGGTGGATGCGCTCGAGCCGATCATCGACGACATCACGGCTCGCTACGAACCGCCTGCCGAGTTCGTGCTCCCGGGCGAGAACCGGGTGGCGGCCGCGCTCGATGTCGCCCGCACCGTGGTACGACGCGCAGAGCGTCAGTCTGTCGCCGCCGCGCACGCGGGCTGGCTACCCGAGAGCCGGGTGATCCCGTATCTCAACCGGCTCGCCGATCTCGTGTACACGCTCGCCCGCTGGCAGGAGGGAACCTTCCGCCCGGTGCGAACGCGATCCTGA
- a CDS encoding type II toxin-antitoxin system VapC family toxin produces the protein MTVAYVESSALVKLAVAEPETPDLKGALGAHDRIVSSDLGAIEATRAAWRRDGDSGAARARAALLRIFLIPIDRPVIDVACRLATPTLRSLDAIHIATALGLIADGVTFYSYDQRALDAARAAGLSVASP, from the coding sequence GTGACGGTTGCCTACGTGGAGTCGTCGGCGTTGGTCAAGCTCGCCGTCGCCGAACCCGAGACACCCGACCTGAAGGGTGCCCTCGGCGCGCACGATCGAATCGTCTCGAGTGATCTCGGCGCGATCGAAGCGACGCGAGCAGCCTGGCGTCGCGACGGCGACTCCGGTGCTGCGCGAGCCCGCGCCGCGCTCCTCAGGATCTTCCTGATCCCGATCGACCGTCCCGTCATCGACGTGGCCTGCCGTCTCGCAACCCCAACGCTTCGGTCTCTCGACGCGATCCACATCGCGACCGCTCTGGGCCTGATCGCGGACGGCGTCACCTTCTACTCGTATGACCAGCGCGCGCTCGACGCCGCGCGAGCAGCAGGGCTGTCCGTCGCGTCACCGTGA
- a CDS encoding FAD-binding oxidoreductase → MADARSEMLTGWSRTAPSAATVVSVSSDTEVDDLLAHAGERGIIARGLGRSYGDAAQNAGGTVLDGLSLADVIDVDVARDTVRVAAGISFDTLMRFVVPLGFFVPVTPGTRLVTVGGALAADVHGKNHHVDGSLANHVEAFTLHTPKGVVTVTPDSDPELFWGTAGAMGLTGVVTEVVLRLLPVETSLLRTRNERCHDLDTVMARMLDDDADYRYSVAWIDCLASGTSLGRSILSRGDHAQRDELPPKHRAKPLHFDPQARIGAPPWAPNGLLNRASIAIFNELWYRVSPRLHGGGFETISSFFHPLDGVREWNRLYGSRGFLQYQYVVPDDAHAAVRRSVEMLSHARAASFLAVLKRFGAQNPGPLSFPAPGWTLALDIPATVPGLAQLLDDLDELVADVGGRVYLAKDSRLRPELLPVMYPDLPRFAELRARVDPAGVLQSDLRRRLGLP, encoded by the coding sequence GTGGCCGACGCGCGCTCCGAGATGCTCACGGGATGGAGTCGTACCGCGCCGAGCGCAGCCACGGTCGTCTCCGTATCGAGTGATACCGAGGTCGACGATCTGCTCGCACACGCGGGCGAGCGCGGGATCATCGCGCGCGGTCTCGGCCGCAGCTACGGCGACGCCGCGCAAAACGCCGGTGGCACGGTGCTCGACGGCCTCTCGCTCGCAGACGTCATCGACGTCGACGTCGCGCGCGACACGGTCCGCGTCGCCGCGGGCATCAGCTTCGACACGCTCATGCGCTTCGTCGTGCCCCTCGGCTTCTTCGTTCCCGTCACCCCGGGCACGCGTCTCGTCACGGTTGGCGGGGCACTTGCCGCCGACGTGCACGGGAAGAACCATCACGTCGACGGCAGCCTGGCCAACCACGTCGAGGCGTTCACGCTGCACACGCCGAAGGGCGTCGTCACCGTGACGCCCGACTCCGACCCGGAGCTCTTCTGGGGCACCGCCGGGGCCATGGGCCTCACCGGCGTGGTCACCGAGGTCGTGCTGCGGCTGCTCCCGGTGGAGACGTCGCTCCTCCGCACGCGCAACGAGCGTTGCCACGATCTCGACACCGTGATGGCGCGGATGCTCGACGACGACGCCGACTACCGCTACTCCGTCGCATGGATCGACTGCCTCGCGAGCGGCACGTCACTCGGTCGCTCGATCTTGTCCCGTGGCGACCACGCGCAGCGCGACGAGCTCCCACCGAAGCACCGAGCCAAGCCACTGCACTTCGATCCGCAGGCGCGGATCGGCGCACCGCCGTGGGCACCGAACGGGCTGCTCAACCGCGCGAGCATCGCGATCTTCAACGAGTTGTGGTACCGCGTGTCGCCGCGACTCCACGGGGGCGGGTTCGAGACGATCTCGTCGTTCTTCCATCCGCTCGACGGCGTGCGCGAGTGGAACCGTCTGTATGGAAGTAGGGGGTTCCTCCAGTACCAGTACGTCGTCCCCGACGACGCCCACGCGGCGGTGCGCCGGTCGGTCGAGATGTTGAGCCACGCGCGCGCCGCCTCCTTTCTCGCCGTGCTCAAGCGCTTCGGCGCACAGAACCCGGGGCCGCTGTCGTTCCCCGCGCCGGGCTGGACCCTCGCGCTCGACATCCCGGCGACCGTGCCGGGCCTCGCGCAGCTGCTCGACGACCTCGACGAGCTGGTCGCCGACGTCGGCGGCCGCGTCTATCTCGCCAAGGACTCGCGCCTCCGCCCGGAGCTCCTCCCGGTGATGTACCCCGATCTCCCCCGCTTCGCCGAGCTCCGCGCCCGCGTCGACCCTGCCGGCGTCCTCCAGTCCGACCTCCGACGGCGCTTGGGGCTGCCTTAG
- a CDS encoding antibiotic biosynthesis monooxygenase produces MSSKPVSQMVTVFRSRLRADAGADYARTAEEMERLARAIPGFVDFKQFVADDGERVSVITFASQAAHDAWRDDPRHRVAQQRGRDHWYAEYRIQVCELVAERTFVAHADD; encoded by the coding sequence ATGAGCTCGAAACCGGTGAGCCAGATGGTGACGGTGTTCCGATCGCGACTGCGCGCCGACGCCGGTGCCGACTACGCGCGCACCGCGGAGGAGATGGAGCGACTGGCGCGCGCGATACCCGGGTTCGTCGACTTCAAGCAGTTCGTCGCCGACGACGGCGAGCGCGTCTCCGTCATCACGTTCGCGTCACAGGCTGCGCATGACGCGTGGCGCGACGACCCCCGACACCGCGTCGCTCAGCAGCGCGGCCGCGACCACTGGTACGCCGAGTACCGCATCCAGGTGTGCGAGCTGGTCGCCGAGCGAACGTTCGTGGCCCACGCCGACGACTGA